Proteins encoded within one genomic window of Flavobacterium oreochromis:
- a CDS encoding lipoprotein produces MKKGLFVFSVLLTLASCNDKKKIKILKTVKRIIS; encoded by the coding sequence ATGAAAAAAGGACTTTTTGTTTTTTCAGTATTATTAACTCTGGCTTCTTGTAACGACAAGAAAAAGATCAAAATTCTGAAAACAGTCAAGAGAATAATTTCCTAG
- a CDS encoding GNAT family N-acetyltransferase: MIDKKQNKIIGSSRFYNLEDKNKSVLIGYTFLSRVYWGSGYNPQIKKLMLDYAFDYLDKVYFTVGAFNFRSQKAIEAIGAIKNREFSVSYDNKPDTLNFEYIIEKLSWLKNDF; the protein is encoded by the coding sequence ATAATTGATAAAAAACAAAATAAGATCATAGGAAGCTCTCGTTTTTATAATCTTGAGGATAAGAATAAAAGTGTACTTATTGGCTATACTTTTTTAAGTAGAGTATATTGGGGATCAGGATATAATCCTCAGATTAAAAAATTAATGTTAGATTATGCTTTTGATTATTTAGATAAAGTATATTTTACAGTAGGAGCATTTAATTTTCGTTCTCAAAAAGCAATTGAAGCAATAGGTGCTATTAAAAATAGAGAATTTTCTGTTTCTTACGATAATAAACCAGACACTCTAAATTTTGAATATATAATTGAAAAATTAAGCTGGTTAAAAAATGATTTTTAA
- a CDS encoding alpha/beta hydrolase, translating to MKKLLCLGFFFYSLITQAQKNTSTATPKTFNLGIVEEITSNILNEKRILNIYLPQGYNNQESYPVIYVLDGSADEDFIHIAGLVQYFTFPWIERIPKSIVVGIANKDRKRDFTSTPNQQVIRDRYPTSGGSEKFMAFIENELQPFLNKNYKTTNEKTIIGQSLGGLLATEILFKKPYLFDKYIIISPSLWWNDGELLKQNPEILNENFQQGKSIYIGVGKEGLSPIFDNHVMEVDANILFDKIKYGKSKTVKVIFDYLPEEDHATVTHPAAFNAFKLLYPKKE from the coding sequence ATGAAAAAATTATTATGCCTAGGCTTTTTCTTTTACAGCTTGATAACACAAGCTCAAAAAAACACTTCTACTGCAACTCCTAAAACTTTTAATTTAGGTATAGTTGAAGAAATCACGTCTAATATTTTAAATGAAAAAAGGATACTTAATATCTACCTCCCACAAGGATACAACAACCAAGAAAGTTATCCTGTAATTTATGTTTTAGACGGTAGTGCTGACGAAGATTTTATTCATATTGCAGGTTTAGTACAATACTTTACATTCCCTTGGATTGAACGAATCCCTAAATCTATTGTAGTAGGCATTGCTAATAAAGATCGTAAAAGAGATTTCACATCTACTCCTAACCAACAAGTGATTCGAGATCGTTATCCTACTTCTGGCGGATCTGAAAAATTCATGGCATTTATAGAAAATGAATTACAACCTTTTTTAAATAAAAACTATAAAACAACAAACGAAAAAACTATTATAGGTCAATCATTAGGAGGTCTCTTAGCAACTGAAATTTTATTTAAAAAACCATACTTATTTGACAAATATATCATCATTAGTCCTAGTCTATGGTGGAACGATGGAGAGTTATTAAAACAAAATCCTGAAATATTAAATGAAAACTTTCAACAAGGTAAATCTATTTATATAGGTGTAGGCAAAGAAGGTTTAAGCCCTATATTTGATAATCATGTGATGGAAGTAGATGCTAATATTCTTTTTGACAAAATTAAATATGGAAAATCTAAAACTGTAAAAGTTATTTTTGACTATTTACCTGAAGAAGATCACGCTACTGTAACACATCCTGCTGCATTTAATGCTTTTAAATTATTATATCCTAAGAAAGAATAA
- a CDS encoding glyceraldehyde-3-phosphate dehydrogenase, producing MSNTTYEKELAFQADRRKAAVEFIKIVSDLWYDKSIEMVLFRNQLLDRNVSEIMNLHDYAGEFVQKPINIFDSVEILRAIQALDLPPSRLDIGKLTYEFHLEDNKYNDATDFVVDKLKDAKASDEIKPKDVVLYGFGRIGRLLARELSSKVGKGQQLRLRAIVTRDKNDAVLLEKRASLLRYDSVHGDFQGSVEADANNSTLIINGAPVHIITANSPEEIDYTKYGIQDALVIDNTGAFTTEEALSRHLTSVGVEKVLLTAPGKGVPNIVHGVNHEAYNPDEVKIWSAASCTTNAITPVLAAIEETLGVEKGHIETIHAYTNDQNLVDNMHKKYRRGRSAALNMVITETGAGSAVAKALPSLAGKLTSNAIRVPVPNGSLVVLNLEVGKTTNREELNGIMKKYALEGKLVEQIKYELNNELVSSDIVGTSAPSIFDSNATIVSADGKNVVMYVWYDNEYGYSHQVIRLAKYIAKVRRYTYY from the coding sequence ATGAGCAATACAACTTATGAAAAAGAGTTAGCATTTCAAGCTGACAGAAGAAAAGCAGCGGTTGAATTTATCAAAATCGTAAGTGATTTATGGTATGATAAATCAATCGAAATGGTTTTATTTAGAAACCAGTTACTAGATCGCAATGTAAGTGAAATTATGAATTTACATGATTATGCGGGCGAGTTTGTACAAAAACCGATTAATATTTTTGACTCTGTAGAAATCTTAAGAGCTATCCAAGCATTAGATTTACCCCCTTCACGATTAGATATTGGTAAATTAACGTATGAATTTCACTTAGAAGACAATAAGTATAATGATGCTACTGACTTCGTAGTAGACAAATTAAAAGATGCTAAAGCTTCAGATGAAATCAAACCTAAAGATGTGGTTCTTTATGGATTTGGTCGTATTGGACGTTTATTAGCTCGTGAACTTTCCTCTAAAGTTGGAAAAGGACAGCAATTACGTTTACGTGCTATTGTAACTCGCGATAAAAATGATGCTGTTTTATTAGAAAAACGCGCTTCTTTATTACGTTACGATTCTGTACATGGTGATTTCCAAGGTTCTGTGGAAGCAGATGCTAATAATAGTACTCTAATCATTAATGGTGCTCCTGTACATATTATTACTGCTAATTCTCCTGAGGAAATTGATTATACAAAATACGGAATTCAAGATGCTTTAGTAATTGATAACACGGGTGCTTTTACAACTGAAGAAGCTCTAAGCCGTCATTTAACTTCTGTTGGAGTTGAAAAAGTATTATTAACAGCTCCAGGAAAAGGTGTACCAAATATTGTTCATGGTGTAAACCACGAAGCATACAACCCAGATGAAGTTAAAATTTGGTCTGCCGCTTCTTGTACTACAAATGCTATTACTCCTGTATTAGCTGCTATTGAAGAAACTTTAGGAGTAGAAAAAGGTCATATTGAAACCATCCACGCGTATACAAACGACCAAAACTTGGTAGATAATATGCATAAAAAATACCGTCGTGGTCGTTCAGCTGCTTTAAACATGGTAATTACAGAAACAGGAGCAGGAAGCGCTGTAGCTAAAGCATTACCAAGTTTAGCAGGAAAATTAACTTCAAATGCTATTCGAGTACCTGTTCCAAATGGTTCATTAGTAGTATTAAACCTTGAAGTAGGCAAAACTACTAATCGTGAAGAATTAAATGGTATTATGAAAAAATATGCTTTAGAAGGTAAACTAGTTGAGCAAATCAAATACGAATTAAATAACGAATTAGTTTCATCAGATATTGTAGGTACATCAGCTCCATCTATTTTTGATAGCAATGCTACTATTGTTTCAGCTGATGGTAAAAACGTAGTAATGTACGTATGGTATGACAATGAATATGGTTACAGCCATCAAGTAATTCGTTTAGCAAAATATATTGCTAAAGTAAGACGTTATACATACTATTAA
- a CDS encoding S1C family serine protease: MRKLSSLFLISILSGATTLGGYKLFFENTSATSSLSIAPNYMRAVSIGAENIDFTSAAEKAVHTVVHVKNKTVYNVPSDPFMEFFYGHRGGQQQTQVGTGSGVIISKDGYIVTNNHVIQNATELEVTLNNNKTYKAKLVGTDSKMDIALLKIEAETDLPAATFGNSEQIKVGEWVLAVGNPYNLTSTVTAGIVSAKARDLSNQGIQSFIQTDAAVNPGNSGGALVNTRGELIGINTMISSPTGSYTGYSFAVPSNLARKIVEDLMEYGNVQRAVLGIEGRELNTTAAKEISTKETTGVYVAKVSKGTGAEKAGIKSGDVIKKLDEKTINTFADLTAYINTKRPNEEVKVSFIRDGKLSSTVVKLVKKELVNYDLKGLELEDLDTNDKKRFRLSYGVKIKEVSNEELTDYAEQLKGGIILKVDNIKATDIETVTRVIAKKGETQKTQIEMLTNSGELLRFLL, encoded by the coding sequence ATGAGAAAATTAAGTAGTTTATTTTTAATTTCAATACTAAGTGGAGCAACCACTTTAGGAGGTTACAAATTGTTTTTTGAAAACACTTCTGCAACCTCTTCATTATCTATTGCTCCTAATTACATGCGTGCAGTAAGTATCGGTGCTGAGAATATAGATTTTACGTCAGCTGCTGAAAAAGCAGTTCATACCGTTGTACACGTAAAAAATAAAACAGTCTATAACGTACCATCTGATCCTTTTATGGAGTTTTTCTACGGACATAGAGGAGGACAACAACAAACACAAGTGGGAACAGGGTCTGGAGTAATTATTAGTAAAGACGGATATATCGTAACTAACAACCACGTAATTCAAAATGCTACAGAACTAGAAGTTACTCTAAATAATAACAAAACATATAAAGCAAAACTAGTTGGAACCGATAGCAAAATGGATATTGCTTTATTAAAAATTGAAGCCGAAACAGATTTACCAGCAGCTACTTTTGGAAACTCAGAACAAATAAAAGTTGGCGAATGGGTTTTAGCCGTTGGAAATCCTTATAACCTAACATCTACAGTTACTGCTGGAATTGTATCAGCTAAAGCTCGTGATTTAAGCAATCAAGGTATTCAATCTTTTATCCAAACAGATGCTGCTGTAAATCCTGGAAACAGTGGGGGTGCATTAGTAAACACAAGAGGCGAACTAATAGGTATAAACACTATGATTTCATCTCCAACAGGAAGCTATACAGGTTATTCTTTTGCTGTACCATCTAACTTAGCCCGTAAAATTGTGGAAGATTTAATGGAGTATGGTAATGTACAAAGAGCCGTTTTAGGTATAGAAGGTAGAGAACTTAATACAACAGCAGCTAAAGAAATTAGCACTAAAGAAACTACAGGAGTATATGTTGCTAAAGTTTCAAAAGGAACTGGAGCGGAAAAAGCAGGTATTAAATCAGGTGATGTAATTAAAAAATTAGATGAAAAAACGATTAACACCTTTGCTGATTTAACAGCATACATCAACACAAAACGACCAAATGAGGAAGTTAAAGTAAGTTTTATAAGAGATGGTAAATTAAGTAGTACTGTAGTAAAATTAGTTAAAAAGGAACTTGTAAATTACGATTTAAAAGGCTTAGAATTAGAAGATTTAGATACAAATGATAAAAAACGTTTTCGATTAAGCTATGGTGTAAAAATAAAAGAAGTCTCAAATGAAGAATTAACGGATTATGCAGAACAACTAAAAGGAGGAATTATACTAAAAGTAGATAATATAAAAGCTACCGATATAGAAACTGTTACACGCGTAATAGCAAAAAAAGGAGAAACGCAAAAAACACAAATTGAAATGTTAACAAACTCAGGCGAGTTATTACGTTTCCTTCTATAA
- the dapF gene encoding diaminopimelate epimerase, producing MKLTFYKYQGTGNDFVILDNRDLTFPKNDTKLIHFLCDRRFGIGADGLMLLENDNSTDFKMVYYNADGNESSMCGNGGRCLVAFAKKMGVINDVTTFIAVDGVHHASIIEENIVSLQMIDVQSIQVTSEYVFLNTGSPHHVQEVSNLKELDVKTEGAKIRYSDLYGKAGSNINFVSQKGENDFIIRTYERGVEDETLSCGTGATAVALAMFHLGKSTSNKIGIQVEGGKLQIAFEKDVKGYKNIHLIGPAQFVFQGEIDI from the coding sequence ATGAAACTTACATTTTATAAATACCAAGGAACGGGAAATGATTTTGTCATTTTAGATAATCGTGATTTAACTTTTCCCAAAAATGATACCAAACTTATCCATTTTCTTTGTGATAGGCGTTTTGGGATAGGAGCTGACGGATTAATGCTATTGGAAAATGACAATTCGACAGATTTTAAAATGGTTTATTATAATGCTGATGGGAATGAAAGTTCAATGTGTGGTAATGGAGGAAGATGTCTTGTAGCATTTGCAAAAAAAATGGGAGTAATTAATGATGTAACCACTTTTATAGCTGTAGACGGTGTACATCATGCAAGTATAATAGAAGAAAACATAGTTTCGTTACAAATGATAGATGTACAATCGATACAAGTGACATCAGAATATGTGTTCTTAAATACAGGATCTCCGCATCACGTTCAAGAAGTAAGTAATTTAAAAGAATTAGATGTTAAAACAGAAGGAGCTAAAATTCGGTATAGTGATTTATACGGGAAGGCAGGAAGTAATATTAACTTTGTATCTCAAAAGGGAGAAAACGATTTTATTATTAGAACTTATGAAAGAGGGGTAGAGGATGAAACCTTATCTTGTGGTACAGGGGCAACAGCCGTGGCATTAGCAATGTTTCATTTAGGAAAATCCACCTCAAATAAAATTGGAATTCAAGTTGAAGGAGGTAAATTACAAATCGCATTTGAAAAAGATGTAAAGGGTTATAAAAATATTCATTTAATAGGACCCGCTCAATTTGTTTTTCAAGGAGAAATTGACATTTAG
- a CDS encoding endolytic transglycosylase MltG → MNKKVFLGLGLVGLVLVVFVYIKAFTSNTKFTEKEKYVFIPTGATYKEVIKILTPEVADIENFKFVAEKRSYDQNVFPGRFLLKKGMGSFQIVTALRHNIPLSLSFNNQEVIEKLVSRIAGQIEADSLSLMNAIQDPTFLKKNGLTTDNVLGIFIPNTYEIKWNIGAEKFRDKMLEEYHKFWNSERIAKAKALELTPEQVIALASIVHKESVKEDERPRVAGVYLNRLKLEMPLQADPTIIFAIKKMHMILIK, encoded by the coding sequence TTGAACAAAAAAGTATTTTTAGGGTTAGGGCTAGTAGGACTAGTATTGGTTGTTTTTGTTTATATCAAAGCCTTTACAAGTAATACAAAATTTACAGAAAAAGAAAAGTATGTTTTTATCCCAACTGGAGCTACGTATAAAGAAGTAATTAAAATTCTTACACCTGAAGTAGCTGATATAGAAAATTTTAAATTTGTTGCAGAAAAACGCTCGTATGATCAAAATGTTTTTCCAGGGCGGTTTTTGTTAAAAAAAGGAATGGGAAGTTTTCAGATTGTAACAGCCTTACGTCATAATATTCCATTAAGTCTCTCTTTTAATAATCAGGAAGTTATTGAAAAATTAGTTTCTCGTATAGCAGGGCAAATTGAAGCTGATAGTCTGAGTCTTATGAATGCGATACAAGACCCAACTTTTTTGAAAAAAAATGGATTAACAACAGATAATGTACTAGGGATTTTTATACCCAATACCTATGAAATAAAATGGAATATTGGAGCTGAAAAATTCAGAGATAAAATGTTAGAAGAATACCATAAATTTTGGAATTCAGAGCGTATAGCAAAAGCAAAAGCTTTGGAGCTTACACCAGAACAGGTTATTGCTTTAGCTTCTATAGTTCATAAAGAATCCGTAAAAGAAGATGAGCGACCAAGAGTGGCTGGAGTTTATTTAAATAGATTAAAGTTAGAAATGCCTTTACAAGCTGACCCTACTATTATTTTTGCTATCAAAAAAATGCACATGATTTTGATCAAATAA
- a CDS encoding endolytic transglycosylase MltG, with translation MLFVNSPYNTYKNIGLPPGPIAMPDISAVEAVLSPEKHDYIYFCASVDRKGYHDFAVTYEEHQINAKKYAEWVNKLGL, from the coding sequence ATGTTATTTGTAAATTCACCATATAACACCTATAAAAATATAGGGTTGCCACCAGGTCCTATTGCCATGCCTGATATTTCAGCAGTAGAAGCTGTTTTATCTCCAGAAAAACATGATTATATATATTTTTGTGCTAGTGTAGATCGTAAAGGATATCATGATTTTGCAGTTACTTATGAAGAGCATCAAATAAATGCAAAAAAATATGCAGAATGGGTAAATAAATTAGGGCTGTAA
- a CDS encoding peptidoglycan-binding protein LysM, whose product MTKKQIFYFGLFGSIVLLSSGFRPFKVEMYPWLHSLERGDRYTVPMEVEVGQRFFDVPFTGKTFVGFTQSIGARESQGIYNIVNSLGYLGKYQFGSETLAALGIQDQASFLQSKKLQEKAFLANLARNKWELRREIANYSGTEINGIPITESGILAAAHLGGVGSIKRFLRTKGGRKFKDGYGTSITEYLREFAGYDTSSVEPNKKAKAQHYTF is encoded by the coding sequence ATGACAAAAAAACAAATATTCTATTTTGGATTATTTGGCTCAATCGTTCTTTTGAGTTCAGGTTTTAGACCTTTTAAAGTGGAAATGTATCCTTGGTTACATTCCCTTGAAAGAGGAGATCGGTATACGGTACCCATGGAGGTAGAAGTGGGGCAGAGGTTTTTTGATGTGCCTTTTACAGGTAAAACGTTTGTTGGTTTTACCCAAAGTATAGGGGCAAGAGAGTCCCAAGGAATATACAATATAGTAAATTCATTAGGTTATCTAGGAAAGTATCAATTTGGATCAGAAACACTTGCCGCACTAGGAATACAGGATCAAGCTTCTTTTCTACAAAGTAAAAAACTGCAAGAAAAAGCCTTTTTAGCTAATTTAGCAAGGAATAAATGGGAACTTCGTCGAGAGATTGCTAATTATTCAGGTACCGAAATTAATGGTATTCCTATTACCGAATCAGGAATTTTAGCAGCAGCCCATCTAGGAGGTGTAGGTTCTATAAAAAGATTTCTAAGAACTAAAGGAGGGCGGAAATTTAAAGATGGCTATGGTACTTCAATAACAGAATATCTAAGAGAATTTGCAGGGTACGACACAAGTTCTGTGGAACCAAACAAAAAGGCAAAAGCCCAACATTATACTTTTTGA
- a CDS encoding low molecular weight protein-tyrosine-phosphatase, whose protein sequence is MSKKILMVCLGNICRSPLAEGILKSKLPKTYLIDSAGTGGWHTGEQPDKRSIQTARSRGIDISQQRARKFQKSDFDIFDQIFVMDNQNYKDVINQAITENQKKKVQLILEEVFPGKNLDVPDPYYGGQDGFEHVFDMLDQACQNIANKLEKKSS, encoded by the coding sequence ATGTCTAAAAAAATCTTGATGGTATGTTTGGGGAATATTTGCCGTTCCCCATTGGCCGAAGGAATATTAAAATCTAAGCTACCCAAAACCTACTTAATAGATTCAGCTGGAACTGGAGGATGGCACACCGGAGAACAACCTGACAAACGCTCTATACAAACAGCACGTAGCCGAGGAATTGACATTAGTCAACAAAGAGCGCGAAAATTCCAAAAATCAGATTTTGACATTTTTGATCAAATTTTTGTAATGGATAACCAAAATTACAAAGATGTAATCAATCAAGCCATAACAGAAAATCAAAAAAAGAAGGTACAATTAATTCTAGAAGAAGTATTTCCTGGCAAAAATCTTGATGTACCAGACCCTTACTATGGAGGGCAAGATGGTTTTGAACATGTTTTTGATATGTTAGACCAAGCTTGTCAGAATATTGCTAACAAATTAGAAAAAAAGAGCTCTTAA